Proteins from a genomic interval of Acidimicrobiia bacterium:
- a CDS encoding primase-like DNA-binding domain-containing protein encodes QAGLELSTQLEELSSPVLEFIRDRCCIGAEFQISRADLFDAWRSWCVKNGVAAGTSATFGRDLKAAQPHVTSARPRTGDGDRTWMHRGIGLRAAE; translated from the coding sequence CGCAAGCCGGTCTTGAGCTGTCGACCCAGCTCGAAGAGCTGTCGTCACCGGTCCTGGAGTTCATCCGCGACAGGTGCTGCATCGGCGCGGAGTTTCAGATCTCGCGCGCTGATTTGTTCGATGCCTGGAGGTCGTGGTGTGTCAAGAACGGCGTCGCCGCGGGCACGTCCGCGACCTTCGGCCGTGACCTGAAGGCAGCTCAACCACACGTCACCTCGGCGCGACCGCGGACCGGTGATGGGGACCGAACATGGATGCATCGAGGCATTGGTCTGCGCGCTGCCGAGTGA